The genomic segment GGAATGGGAGGCTGAAACCGGTAAGGACGCTCTCGTGGCACTGAGTGCTACAAAAGATGTGCAAGATGCTATATTGGATGATCCGGTGCGTAGTAAGATTGTTGATATTATTGACATACGTTATTGGCATTACAATACAAAAGAGCTATATGCTCCTAAAGGTGGAGTGAATTTGGCGCCTCGCCAGCATGCCCGTAAAATGAGAGTGGGAAAGGTGACTTATGCCGAGGCTTATCGCGCCGTAAGCGAGTATCGGCTTCGCTATCCTGAAAAGGCTGTGACTTATTATGCGCAAAACTATCCGGCAATGGCATGGGCAGTAGCTATGGCCGGTGGTTCTTGTCCGCAAATAAAAGGTGTGAGTGAAGAGTTGTTGCAAGCGTTTGCCCGGACTGTTCCAATGGAACGAAAGGCGGGCGATGTTTACGAAATGGTAAAATCTGATACGGATATTATCATATATTCCCATTCAAAATCAAAATTTACCATTCCTGTGGCGGCAGGTAAATACATGCTGAAACAAGTGAATGTAGAGAGTGGTGAAGAACTTGTTATTGATAATAGGTTGAGAATCAGTGGACAATGTGAAGTTCCTGCTGCTTCTCAAGAGGAGTGCGTTTATTGGTTGCACCGGTTGTAGCCAATGTTTTATATAGTGGAAGGGGAGTCTGAGGCAGGCTCCCTTTCTTTGTTATGGTAATAATTGTTTTTTGTATGTAATTTCTTTGCGTTATCTGTATTTTCTTATTATAGACGAATTATTACCGTTCTTCTGTTATAGGGCTGTTTATATTTGCATCATTGGAATGGGGAATTACCAGACCAGAATATCAACCTATAAATAACAGCTATGACGAACTCAGATTTTATAGAACAAACCCGATTGTTGGTAGCCCGCACGCAACAGGGGGATCACAAATCTTTCGCGCAACTTTATGATATGTATGTCAATCAACTCTTTAATTTTGGCTTGCGTTTGACAACGGATCGCGAGTTACTTAAGGATTGTATACATGACGTATTTGTTAAGATTTATGTTAAGCGTGAAGAACTGAGTGAAGTAGTTAATTTCCGTTCTTATCTTTTTATCTCTCTCAAAAACCGGATATGTGACGAGTTGCGTCGTTTGGTATTCGGCAGCGATGTCCAGGTGGACAGTCTTCAACGTGTGGCTGAAGACGCCGATGTAGAGGAGGATTACTTGCGTCATGAAGCTGAGTTTTTTCAGAGTGTGAAGGTTGAGTCATTGCTGCGTCAGCTTTCTAAGCGTCAGCGCCAAGCTATTACCTTATATTATATGGAAGAAAAGAAATACGAGGATATTTGCGTGATTATGGACATGAATTACCAGTCTGTCAGAAACCTTGTGTGTCGAAGCTTGAATCGTTTGCGTGAATTGGCAATGGCTGTCTGATCTCGTTGTATTGTTCGTCCGGTTATCTCATTCTTACAACCTCATTTGTCTTCTTTTTACACCGCCAGTCCGGTGCAGCCTATTCCTGCCCAGAGTACTTTCAGGAGAGGGGTAATTCAGTATACGATTGAATGGCATTCAGTATACGGGTTCACCCGTAAAAGTATGTGGTTTCATTCGATGCTTAAAGCTATATCTTCAACCATAAAACAATGAAGAAAAACAGAGATTCTGTCATCACTCAACACAATATGTCTTTATCCCTTTACCAGAGAAGGATACAGGAGCAACGACATGGGTGATGACAAGGTGACGACAAACGTTTGTCATCACCTTAAATGCTTCCTCTTTTGAGGTTCCCTGCCACATAACTTATTTATAATCTGATGCTTTTGTCAGCAATCTCCTGTCTCTCCGTATCTTGCTGAAATTAGCCCGCATTAGGGGATAAAAGCACTCATTCCTTTGCTTTTCATCCCAAACATACAAGATAAATGTACTTTTATCCGGTTGCTTTTATACTTTTCAAGCAGATGTAATACCGCTATGTACCTTGATAAACTCCGTTTTCCAATTGCGAACCGGGCGGTTGCCTATTGCGGGCTGTGCAGCCCGCAGGTGGAAACCCTACAGCCCGCAATTGGAAAACAAGGCTTTTGTTGAAGTGCAGCTACATTTATCCGGTATCTTTTCGATATAATACAGCCGGGAAAATGATATTTAGGACATAGGTTCGGGCTCTCTTCCTGCGGTTATGAATCTTTTCACCGCAAAGAAACGAGCCCATTTAGTTCCTGATATGAATTAATTGTGAACAGTTATTTATTGGAGATGTAGGTTTAAACATCGAATGAGCCCACAATACTTTTGCAGGTGAGCCAGTATACGACCGAATGAGGTTCGGTATATGGCTGAAAATTATCCGTCCTCTCAATGTAAAATTAATGGATTTCGTTTCATTTCCAGAAAACAAGTATAGCTGGGAACGCCTTCCATTGTCTTTATCAGATAAGAAACGATAGCTTTCTATAATTTTATCTCTTCATTAACTCCCATTCCACTGATGCCATTATAAATGAACCGATGGCTTTTCCCTCATTCTCAGTGATAGTGACATCCTTGCCTGCCAAATAGTAGTTTATTGTACCTGTGCGTGAAGGACTGTTTTTAGGACCTAAGCCAGCTGAAGCGCATACTTGGATGATATGTGTTTTGTTGCCCTCTTGACGCACAAACTGCTTCAATATTCCGTTGTAGGCCTTTTCTGCTACGGGGAGATATTCATCTTTGTCAAGCAGACCCAAGCGTATGCCTTTCAAAAAGGCATAAGTAAAGATTGCCGAAGCGGAAGATTCCAGGTAATTGGGTTGCGTGCCTACATTATATACTTTGCCGCTTATGGTATCACCTTTTCCGTCGGCTGCCATTGAGTGGTCGTATTGTAGCAGTTGATACCATACACCGCTTTTCGGATCCTGCCAACGCTTCAGTCCGGCTGCTACTTCATTCAGAATTCGGTGCATCG from the Bacteroides eggerthii genome contains:
- a CDS encoding RNA polymerase sigma factor, which gives rise to MTNSDFIEQTRLLVARTQQGDHKSFAQLYDMYVNQLFNFGLRLTTDRELLKDCIHDVFVKIYVKREELSEVVNFRSYLFISLKNRICDELRRLVFGSDVQVDSLQRVAEDADVEEDYLRHEAEFFQSVKVESLLRQLSKRQRQAITLYYMEEKKYEDICVIMDMNYQSVRNLVCRSLNRLRELAMAV